From one Drosophila subpulchrella strain 33 F10 #4 breed RU33 chromosome 3L, RU_Dsub_v1.1 Primary Assembly, whole genome shotgun sequence genomic stretch:
- the LOC119555656 gene encoding neuronal membrane glycoprotein M6-a isoform X1 has protein sequence MALCSMPGKGNNRDRIRDPREEILLETNFEDDGGVLTRAYNGNPYNPSIQNRRRNSYRSDHSLDRYTERGGEGECCQSCMARIPYATLIATLMCLLGVGIFCFTMYRGASLTVIMVDQVFHLRLIWIEAVQMIFVIIGAGMAALGFMILFVGFLATGATRYKVYRAWRSRVGGRISCAVLMGITYLLNFVWSLILCFLVVVTFIYTMFWNMCSSVEHSQSCIDLTQFHFMFPPNTKLEDMKVCEKYEIKAFCKDGVENAEVMFILATLSTLLVLLSLVHYLMCLSANYAHIRDHEKFQELQEIQNLNELEYSATSKDRF, from the exons ATGG CACTGTGCAGTATGCCGGGCAAGGGGAACAACCGCGATCGCATCCGGGATCCCCGCGAGGAGATCCTGCTCGAGACGAACTTCGAGGACGATGGCGGAGTCCTGACGCGCGCCTACAACGGAAACCCGTACAATCCGTCCATCCAGAACCGTCGGCGTAACTCGTACCGCTCGGATCACTCCCTGGACAGGTACACAGAGCGCGGAGGCGAAG GAGAATGCTGCCAATCATGCATGGCGCGTATTCCCTACGCCACCCTGATAGCCACTCTCATGTGCCTCCTGGGAGTCGGCATTTTCTGCTTCACTATGTACCGGGGGGCCTCACTTACCGTTATTATGGTGGACCAGGTCTTTCACCTGCGCCTGATATG GATCGAAGCAGTGCAGATGATATTTGTAATAATTGGAGCCGGCATGGCGGCCCTCGGATTCATGATCCTTTTCGTCGGATTTTTGGCCACTGGTGCCACCAGATATAAGGTTTACCGGGCGTGGCGATCGCGAGTGGGCGGTCGAATCTCGTGCGCCGTTCTCATGGGGATAACCTACCTGCTCAACTTTGTCTGGAGCCTGATCCTTTGCTTCCTGGTAGTGGTAACCTTCATCTACACAATGTTCTGGAACATGTGCTCGAGTGTGGAGCACTCCCAAAGCTGCATTGATTTGACACAATTTC ATTTCATGTTTCCACCAAACACGAAACTCGAGGATATGAAGGTCTGCGAAAAGTATGAGATCAAGGCCTTTTGCAAAGACGGCGTGGAGAACGCTGAAGTCATGTTCATATTGGCCACCCTGTCCACCCTTTTGGTCCTGCTCAGTCTGGTCCATTATCTGATGTGCCTGTCTGCCAACTATGCCCATATCCGGGACCACGAGAAGTTCCAGGAGCTGCAGGAAATCCAAAACCTCAATGAGCTGGAGTACAGTGCTACTTCGAAGGATCGATTCTAG
- the LOC119555656 gene encoding neuronal membrane glycoprotein M6-a isoform X2: protein MGECCQSCMARIPYATLIATLMCLLGVGIFCFTMYRGASLTVIMVDQVFHLRLIWIEAVQMIFVIIGAGMAALGFMILFVGFLATGATRYKVYRAWRSRVGGRISCAVLMGITYLLNFVWSLILCFLVVVTFIYTMFWNMCSSVEHSQSCIDLTQFHFMFPPNTKLEDMKVCEKYEIKAFCKDGVENAEVMFILATLSTLLVLLSLVHYLMCLSANYAHIRDHEKFQELQEIQNLNELEYSATSKDRF, encoded by the exons ATGG GAGAATGCTGCCAATCATGCATGGCGCGTATTCCCTACGCCACCCTGATAGCCACTCTCATGTGCCTCCTGGGAGTCGGCATTTTCTGCTTCACTATGTACCGGGGGGCCTCACTTACCGTTATTATGGTGGACCAGGTCTTTCACCTGCGCCTGATATG GATCGAAGCAGTGCAGATGATATTTGTAATAATTGGAGCCGGCATGGCGGCCCTCGGATTCATGATCCTTTTCGTCGGATTTTTGGCCACTGGTGCCACCAGATATAAGGTTTACCGGGCGTGGCGATCGCGAGTGGGCGGTCGAATCTCGTGCGCCGTTCTCATGGGGATAACCTACCTGCTCAACTTTGTCTGGAGCCTGATCCTTTGCTTCCTGGTAGTGGTAACCTTCATCTACACAATGTTCTGGAACATGTGCTCGAGTGTGGAGCACTCCCAAAGCTGCATTGATTTGACACAATTTC ATTTCATGTTTCCACCAAACACGAAACTCGAGGATATGAAGGTCTGCGAAAAGTATGAGATCAAGGCCTTTTGCAAAGACGGCGTGGAGAACGCTGAAGTCATGTTCATATTGGCCACCCTGTCCACCCTTTTGGTCCTGCTCAGTCTGGTCCATTATCTGATGTGCCTGTCTGCCAACTATGCCCATATCCGGGACCACGAGAAGTTCCAGGAGCTGCAGGAAATCCAAAACCTCAATGAGCTGGAGTACAGTGCTACTTCGAAGGATCGATTCTAG